GCTTTAAAATACAGTTGTTTTTAGAAGGCATCTGAAAAAATAAAAACAGCCTGTTCAGGTATCTGTATGGCTTTTTATACAGACTACCGCATATGAATCTTTCCAGGCATGTGTATCCAGAGAATAAAGGCCTTTTGTGAATTAAAATTACAATTAAAGCTAAGTCTTGTGATATATTATAATTTTCACTATTTATTGTTGAAAACGCAAAACAATGCTTAATACTTGTTTATATTTTGTAAAATTTTCAATGAATGTTTGACGAATGCCTGAATAATTGCTATGATAGTATCAAGCTAAAGTAAATCAAAATGCAGTGTAGAGATATTTTGATAAAAACAGCATCATGTTATAACGCTGTTTAAAAAGACCAAAGGAGTTGGTAAATTGAAACTGCAAGCAAATAAAGAATACGTCATTATGGCGCAGGAAAAGACATTGGCTCTCGGAATTGAAAACGGCTCTGCCGAAAACGGCGCGCTTATAAAATTACAGGAGGCTTCCCAAACAGGAGCGGACAGCCAGAAATGGACACCCCAATACGCAGAAGGTGAGTGGTTTAAGCTCATCAACAAGTATTCTGGAAAAGCACTGGATTTGTGTATGCTGGGAACTGTAAACGGCACATGGGTGCAGCAGTGGGAAGCTGTTGATACGGACAGCCAGCTTTGGACACTGGAAGAGACCGCTGAAGGCAGTTATCTCATAAGATCACAGCGCGCGGGTATTTATCTAGATATTGCCATGGGGGCTGCGGTGCCGGGTGCTCAAATGCAGATATGGGAAAAAACCGGCAGTGCGAATCAGGTATGGCATTTTACGCCAGTTCAGGCTGACGAGGATGAGGCGGCAGCGCCAGAAGTAAAAAAGACAACCAGAACAGCGCCACGGAAAAAAACGGCTGCCACGAAAAAGACCACCGGGACAAGAGCGAAAAAAACAACCGAGGCAGAGGAGAAAACTCCGGCAGAAGCCGCTAAAAAAGCAGCGACAGCTAAAACCACCACAGCACGAAAAGCGGCACCTTCCAAAACAACGGCCAAAAAAGCCACAGCAGCCCGAAAAACCACTGTGGCAAAAAAGACTGAAGCCGCGTCAGAAGAGCCCGCTAAAAAAACAACCCGTAAAACACGTGCGACAGCCGCCAGGAAGACCGATACGGAGGCATAGAGCGAGCAGAATTTTCAAAACCACCGGAAAGCAAAACGGTGGTTTTTTTATTGCTTAAAAGCACCGATTGTTCTAAAAAAAACAGTCGTTTTTGAGAATAAAAGCTTGCTATTTCCATAAAAATACGATAAAATATTATTAAGTCATATAATAAAACAGTATTGCGTTTTAATGAAATCCCTGTGCAAAGTTTATCAGAAGAATGGCTGCCCGTAATTGTTCTGAGTAAAAGCATGGAAAACAAAGCATTCGACAGCATTAACCAATAAAGGAGTATCAGAAATGTACACGATTAAGGTCAATGGAGCTATACACGAGCTTAAAGAAGATAAAAAGCTTATGCGCTTTT
This region of Eubacterium sp. 1001713B170207_170306_E7 genomic DNA includes:
- a CDS encoding RICIN domain-containing protein; its protein translation is MKLQANKEYVIMAQEKTLALGIENGSAENGALIKLQEASQTGADSQKWTPQYAEGEWFKLINKYSGKALDLCMLGTVNGTWVQQWEAVDTDSQLWTLEETAEGSYLIRSQRAGIYLDIAMGAAVPGAQMQIWEKTGSANQVWHFTPVQADEDEAAAPEVKKTTRTAPRKKTAATKKTTGTRAKKTTEAEEKTPAEAAKKAATAKTTTARKAAPSKTTAKKATAARKTTVAKKTEAASEEPAKKTTRKTRATAARKTDTEA